Proteins from a single region of Leuconostoc gasicomitatum LMG 18811:
- a CDS encoding aspartate aminotransferase family protein — MPLFPNYHRAPVTFVSAKNATWFDDQNQAYSDLSSGIGVYNVGANNPKVVAALTKQAEKIWHVPNLYLNPLQEQVAEKLGGDSYTAYFANSGAESNEAAIKLARLATGKSTIISFSNSFHGRTYAAMAATGQDSIHAGLPMLAGFEYAVFNDINSVKTLLTDDIAAIMLELVQGEGGVIPAEPEFVKALVKLAHDNNILILIDEVQTGMGRTGTKFAFEHYNFEPDIFTSAKGLANGIPVGAMLAKNVLAPALAYGTHGSTFGGNPLVMASANVTLDVLDNLLPELQTKITILWQKLAEFNHLNVVTDVRGLGMMAGIALTIPVNEVVSDLLNEQIIVLSAGQNTLRLLPPLTIPTEQLLESLDKIKKYLSEK, encoded by the coding sequence ATGCCTCTATTTCCAAACTATCATCGTGCACCAGTCACATTTGTATCAGCAAAAAACGCTACTTGGTTTGATGACCAAAATCAAGCCTATAGCGACTTATCAAGCGGTATTGGCGTCTATAATGTCGGCGCTAATAATCCTAAAGTTGTCGCTGCACTAACAAAACAAGCAGAAAAAATATGGCACGTACCTAATTTGTACCTGAATCCTTTACAAGAACAAGTTGCAGAAAAGCTTGGCGGTGACAGCTACACTGCTTACTTTGCCAATTCTGGCGCTGAATCCAACGAAGCTGCTATCAAGTTAGCACGCTTAGCAACTGGAAAATCGACCATCATTTCATTTTCAAATTCATTCCATGGCCGTACTTACGCCGCAATGGCTGCTACTGGACAAGATAGTATTCACGCCGGACTACCAATGCTTGCTGGTTTTGAATACGCAGTATTTAATGATATTAATAGTGTCAAAACACTCCTAACAGATGATATTGCTGCTATTATGCTGGAATTAGTTCAAGGTGAGGGTGGTGTCATTCCTGCCGAACCTGAATTTGTTAAAGCACTTGTCAAATTAGCCCATGATAATAATATTCTCATTCTAATTGATGAAGTTCAGACTGGTATGGGTCGTACAGGCACAAAATTCGCTTTTGAACATTACAATTTTGAACCGGATATTTTCACAAGTGCTAAAGGGTTAGCTAACGGTATCCCAGTAGGTGCAATGCTTGCCAAAAATGTATTAGCCCCCGCATTGGCCTATGGTACACATGGATCAACATTTGGTGGCAATCCCTTAGTTATGGCGTCAGCCAACGTGACCCTTGACGTCTTGGACAACCTATTACCTGAATTGCAGACAAAAATCACTATATTATGGCAAAAATTAGCTGAATTCAATCATTTAAATGTCGTAACCGATGTTCGTGGTCTTGGTATGATGGCTGGTATAGCTTTAACTATTCCTGTAAATGAAGTCGTTTCCGATTTATTAAATGAACAAATCATTGTCTTATCAGCTGGTCAGAACACCTTACGCTTATTGCCTCCGCTGACCATTCCAACGGAACAATTGTTAGAATCACTTGATAAAATTAAAAAATATCTTTCTGAAAAATAA
- a CDS encoding TetR/AcrR family transcriptional regulator, with amino-acid sequence MTETRRRGDNLETTIYNVTLNILERDGYDKTTFAQIAREAKTSRSVLYRRWDTVFELVHDAIAQQNMQHNWDTVVIDTGSLRGDLIAIGEFFQSHGSHMNDEFIHAAATEFSLGSPTARRIMMQAYRSDLALVNGFVSHAIQRDELQHTPSERVRLLLFEILRYHGILIHELVSQDVVAIVDEIILPAFFAGGRDVK; translated from the coding sequence ATGACAGAAACTAGAAGACGCGGGGACAACCTCGAGACAACAATTTATAACGTGACACTTAATATTTTAGAGCGTGATGGCTACGATAAAACGACTTTTGCGCAAATCGCGCGCGAAGCTAAAACAAGTCGTAGTGTTTTATATCGTCGTTGGGATACAGTATTTGAATTAGTGCATGATGCCATTGCACAACAAAACATGCAACATAATTGGGACACAGTTGTGATTGATACGGGGAGTTTACGTGGAGATTTAATTGCTATAGGTGAATTTTTTCAGTCTCATGGTTCACATATGAATGACGAATTTATTCACGCCGCTGCCACGGAATTCAGCTTAGGTTCACCAACTGCGCGACGCATTATGATGCAAGCTTATCGGTCGGATTTAGCCTTAGTAAACGGGTTTGTGAGTCATGCTATTCAACGAGATGAATTACAGCATACGCCAAGTGAACGTGTGAGGTTGTTGTTATTTGAAATTTTACGTTATCATGGCATTTTAATTCACGAATTAGTTTCACAAGATGTTGTTGCTATTGTTGATGAAATTATTTTACCAGCATTTTTTGCAGGTGGTCGTGATGTTAAGTGA
- a CDS encoding MDR family MFS transporter — protein MLDKKQNKVPQDLMTMAWILVLGSLAPMLDGTMVNIAIPHFVTTFHSTLAHVQWIASAYLLTMGIAIPFSGWLLNRFDGRLAYFWAQVIFLVGSIIASLSPNLNWLIVARIIQGFGAGLLIPMLTTLLVQQAGPYFRKLMIVVGLPMMLGPIFGPIIGGLIMNSASWEWIFLVNVPVSLLAIIDIFWKLPHMPAQNTSKPFDLVGTLLMGGFVTALIYAVVKADKTLWNGETKPFIILGIALLILYLIWAYIRKETAVLPLHLFKFHSYVGATVGLILASIIMNGTSLLLTTYFQSARGFSALNASYALIPQGIGMFLARPLTGKLMDKLGVRNLVFGSLILVVAGLVALTQVDETTSMWLISVILFISGVGINTVFVPLMTDAYTGMPKQDVPEATIGTRIFQNVGGAYGTSLVSMVVSNKFTQLLTQQQTALTSHPNLAQHLYSTALSNGFTWLAWLAFAIVLPCLLLSGKEAK, from the coding sequence ATGTTAGATAAAAAACAAAACAAAGTCCCACAAGATCTTATGACAATGGCATGGATTCTTGTGTTAGGCTCCCTTGCACCTATGCTTGATGGCACAATGGTAAACATTGCTATTCCACACTTCGTCACAACATTTCATAGCACTTTAGCCCACGTTCAGTGGATTGCAAGTGCATATTTACTCACAATGGGTATTGCGATTCCTTTTTCTGGTTGGTTATTAAATCGGTTTGATGGCCGTTTAGCTTATTTTTGGGCCCAAGTCATTTTTCTGGTCGGTTCAATCATTGCATCACTATCACCAAATTTAAATTGGTTAATTGTTGCACGTATTATACAAGGATTCGGTGCAGGATTATTAATTCCAATGCTGACGACTTTGCTAGTACAACAGGCTGGTCCTTATTTTCGGAAACTCATGATTGTTGTTGGGTTACCTATGATGTTAGGTCCAATTTTCGGTCCAATTATTGGTGGCCTTATTATGAACTCTGCTTCTTGGGAATGGATTTTCTTGGTCAACGTACCAGTCAGCCTGTTAGCTATTATTGACATTTTTTGGAAGTTACCACACATGCCAGCTCAAAACACCAGCAAACCATTTGATTTAGTTGGTACCTTATTGATGGGCGGTTTTGTGACAGCTTTAATTTATGCTGTTGTTAAGGCAGATAAGACACTTTGGAATGGCGAAACTAAACCTTTTATTATATTGGGTATTGCTTTGCTCATTTTATATCTGATTTGGGCCTATATTCGTAAAGAAACCGCCGTTTTACCTTTACATTTGTTTAAATTCCATTCATATGTCGGTGCCACAGTTGGCTTGATTTTAGCATCCATCATCATGAACGGTACATCTCTATTGTTGACGACCTACTTTCAATCAGCACGTGGATTTAGTGCCCTAAATGCCTCATATGCATTGATTCCACAGGGTATTGGTATGTTCTTGGCACGTCCTTTAACGGGTAAATTAATGGATAAATTGGGCGTACGCAATTTGGTATTCGGTAGTCTTATCTTAGTTGTTGCAGGATTAGTTGCTTTGACACAAGTTGATGAAACAACCAGCATGTGGCTGATTAGTGTTATTCTCTTTATTAGTGGTGTTGGCATCAACACGGTTTTTGTACCATTGATGACTGACGCCTACACGGGGATGCCTAAACAAGATGTCCCAGAAGCTACCATTGGTACTCGTATTTTCCAAAATGTTGGTGGCGCATATGGCACATCGTTAGTTTCTATGGTTGTTTCTAACAAGTTTACCCAGTTGTTGACACAACAACAAACTGCATTAACTTCGCACCCAAATTTGGCACAACATTTATATTCTACGGCTTTGTCAAACGGTTTTACCTGGTTAGCATGGCTTGCCTTCGCAATTGTGTTACCTTGTTTATTATTAAGTGGTAAGGAAGCTAAGTAA
- the ubiE gene encoding bifunctional demethylmenaquinone methyltransferase/2-methoxy-6-polyprenyl-1,4-benzoquinol methylase UbiE — protein MTQSPKNTDVQALFNKIAPEYDKMNNIISFGTHKLWRQRVMTKMTFPVGAHIIDLATGTADWAIALAEKSDTTADVTGLDFSEEMLAIGQKKVDVSDFSNKITLIQGDAMALPFEDDTFDIVTIGFGLRNLPDPVRGLQEMYRVLKSGGQLVILETSQPDNPLVKPFWQLYFGKVMPIFGKVFAKGKYIEYKYLDETTENFMDYLTLGQTLLKIGFQKVTISRFNLGAAAVHYAIK, from the coding sequence ATGACACAATCACCAAAAAATACTGATGTTCAGGCGCTTTTTAATAAAATTGCCCCTGAGTATGACAAAATGAATAACATTATCTCTTTTGGGACCCATAAACTATGGCGCCAAAGGGTGATGACTAAAATGACTTTTCCTGTAGGGGCGCATATCATTGATTTGGCAACGGGGACAGCCGATTGGGCAATCGCATTGGCAGAAAAAAGTGATACTACGGCAGATGTTACAGGGCTTGATTTTAGTGAGGAAATGCTTGCAATTGGGCAGAAAAAAGTTGATGTCAGTGATTTCTCTAATAAAATTACCTTGATTCAAGGGGATGCGATGGCATTACCATTTGAAGATGATACGTTTGATATTGTGACAATTGGCTTTGGACTACGTAATTTGCCTGATCCAGTGCGCGGATTGCAGGAAATGTATCGTGTACTAAAATCGGGTGGACAGCTTGTTATTTTGGAAACCTCTCAACCCGATAATCCACTTGTGAAACCATTTTGGCAACTCTATTTTGGTAAAGTGATGCCAATATTTGGCAAAGTCTTTGCTAAAGGAAAATATATAGAGTATAAATACTTGGATGAAACAACTGAAAACTTTATGGATTACTTGACTTTAGGGCAAACATTGCTGAAAATAGGATTTCAAAAAGTGACTATTTCACGTTTTAATCTAGGTGCAGCAGCAGTACATTATGCAATCAAGTAG
- a CDS encoding o-succinylbenzoate--CoA ligase, whose product MENWLTKRARLTPNRVAVADGKKQMTFDQVASEAANIAGKIAALRDKNERVALIMRNSIQGYLVIMALQQLGKTIVFINRRLSAREVNYQLADASVTVVLTDDNYDKKLTVTQQIKFSELPESSAAIPVAEYPEDFVTSVMYTSGTTNNPKGVMQTYHNHFMSAVGNALNLGLTAEDTWLAVVPIFHISGFSILMRSLIYGMRVMLVEKFDASKINKLLIQDSITTMSVVPVMLKQLLAELPKNVNYNDKFRAMLLGGGPTDKLTLQQAQAHHLPIIQSYGMTETASQIVALDPTDIHDKLGSVGKPLFPVSIEIRDQFGKSAQKGNIWIKSPTLTVGYLNQPAKLTKNMQSGWFNTEDFGYFDADGFLYVQGRAGDMISSGGENIFPDEIEATYAKMPGLDNMVVVGVPDQLWGSIPVAVVTGVNLSMDKLRQYGRDNLAHYKVPKHFYIAETWYHTASGKTQRHRFVAVLSELKELK is encoded by the coding sequence ATGGAAAATTGGTTGACAAAGCGTGCGCGATTAACGCCAAACCGTGTGGCAGTTGCCGACGGCAAAAAGCAAATGACATTTGACCAAGTAGCAAGTGAAGCAGCAAATATTGCTGGGAAAATTGCTGCGTTGCGAGATAAAAATGAGCGTGTGGCACTGATTATGAGGAATAGTATACAGGGTTACCTTGTTATTATGGCATTGCAACAGCTCGGGAAAACAATTGTATTTATTAATCGACGACTATCAGCTAGGGAAGTGAATTATCAGTTGGCTGATGCATCAGTTACGGTAGTGTTGACAGATGATAACTACGATAAAAAGTTGACGGTTACGCAGCAAATTAAGTTTTCTGAGTTACCGGAAAGTAGCGCGGCAATACCGGTCGCTGAGTACCCAGAAGATTTTGTGACAAGTGTCATGTACACTTCGGGTACTACAAATAACCCAAAAGGTGTCATGCAAACCTATCATAATCATTTTATGTCGGCGGTGGGCAATGCTTTAAATCTTGGCTTGACGGCAGAAGATACATGGCTGGCTGTGGTGCCTATTTTTCATATCAGTGGTTTTTCTATTCTAATGCGCAGTCTGATATACGGTATGCGAGTCATGCTTGTAGAAAAATTTGATGCGTCGAAAATTAATAAGTTATTAATTCAAGATTCAATTACGACAATGTCTGTTGTACCAGTCATGTTGAAACAATTGTTAGCGGAACTGCCAAAAAATGTGAACTATAATGATAAATTTCGGGCAATGTTGTTAGGCGGTGGCCCAACGGATAAACTGACTTTGCAGCAAGCACAGGCACATCATTTGCCAATTATTCAATCCTACGGCATGACAGAAACTGCTTCTCAGATAGTGGCACTTGATCCAACTGATATTCATGATAAGTTGGGTTCAGTTGGGAAACCATTATTTCCAGTTTCTATTGAAATAAGGGATCAATTTGGGAAATCGGCTCAAAAAGGCAACATTTGGATTAAATCACCAACTTTGACAGTTGGGTATCTTAATCAGCCAGCTAAGTTAACTAAAAATATGCAATCTGGTTGGTTTAACACCGAAGATTTTGGTTATTTTGATGCCGATGGTTTTTTATATGTTCAAGGTCGTGCCGGCGATATGATTAGCTCTGGTGGTGAAAATATTTTTCCGGATGAAATTGAAGCCACCTACGCTAAAATGCCTGGATTAGATAACATGGTTGTTGTTGGGGTACCAGATCAACTGTGGGGATCGATTCCTGTTGCTGTTGTTACCGGTGTGAATTTGTCGATGGATAAGTTACGTCAATATGGACGTGATAACTTAGCGCATTATAAAGTACCAAAACACTTTTACATCGCTGAAACATGGTACCATACAGCGAGTGGTAAAACTCAGCGTCATCGTTTTGTAGCTGTGTTATCTGAATTAAAAGAATTGAAATAA
- a CDS encoding CopY/TcrY family copper transport repressor, translating into MIKTNKNMTTSEWEIMRVIWTLGEATSRQIIRVMRLKTDWSPSTIKTLITRLTNKSYLIDNGAVRDRLYKPTITEQDAMTNTLHQTINSMCAMCVGDAITNAIASTPLSRYDILRLQDTLSQKLSTAPETVACNCMPNNWEDEQ; encoded by the coding sequence ATGATAAAAACAAATAAAAACATGACCACCAGTGAGTGGGAAATTATGCGTGTTATTTGGACACTTGGAGAGGCAACAAGTCGACAAATTATACGTGTTATGCGCCTTAAAACAGACTGGTCACCATCAACGATCAAAACGCTCATCACTCGGTTGACAAATAAAAGTTATTTAATTGATAATGGCGCTGTTCGTGATCGGCTTTATAAACCAACCATCACTGAGCAAGATGCTATGACAAACACCCTTCATCAGACCATTAACTCGATGTGCGCGATGTGTGTGGGAGATGCTATAACAAATGCCATTGCTTCAACACCTTTATCGCGATATGATATTTTGCGCTTACAAGATACTTTATCGCAAAAACTGAGTACTGCACCTGAAACTGTGGCGTGTAATTGCATGCCTAATAACTGGGAGGATGAACAATGA